The following are from one region of the Silene latifolia isolate original U9 population chromosome 9, ASM4854445v1, whole genome shotgun sequence genome:
- the LOC141601447 gene encoding protein FAR1-RELATED SEQUENCE 2-like, translated as MDADSTDINMQTGSACYNINVTVTQYQCYFNLVLSHTPNGGERWMRVVEHKFRPTIGAVFASLEAGIKFYEVYARACGFTPRKHSTKTLRGGVAHQKFVVCNRQGFRESKPKTASPRAKDDENMGDDAYLGQLQVEYWVFGLTFRQVKELVNGYENIGATLIDFKNFQRDIKCYIGLRDADLFIDRLEKLKATQPQFYFAYDVDPQNRLTKFFWADATCIRNYSFFGDAVSFDPTYETNKYDMVFTPFTGVNHHRKSVLFAGCLLLHEDDISFQWTFQHFLTAMGQKELQFMITDQCPGIKKITDKVGSALCRDTDFLARFNAIVWDPDMEPSEFEEKWQKTSSAIHEGAMIITNDHLFPELKTELPIEKHGAIIYTHAVFKVFQEEVMAADSCGVDDFEKEEHVRIIHVIDAETDRIFKVRLDLRSTDAVCECKLFERIGLLCRHILWVYKGKGIGRIPSKYIVDRWLNNTHAANMFDSKTL; from the exons ATGGATGCAGATTCTACCGACATTAACATGCAAACAG GCTCAGCTTGTTACAATatcaatgttactgtaacacaaTATCAATGTTACTTCAAT CTTGTTCTATCTCACACGCCTAATGGAGGTGAGCGCTGGATGCGTGTGGTTGAGCACAAGTTTAGACCTACCATTGGTGCAGTTTTCGCCTCCCTTGAGGCTGGAATCAAGTTCTACGAGGTTTATGCTCGGGCATGTGGATTTACCCCTCGGAAGCACAGTACAAAAACACTACGAGGTGGTGTTGCACACCAAAAATTCGTAGTCTGCAACCGTCAAGGGTTCAGGGAATCTAAACCAAAAACAGCGTCCCCCCGAGCCAAGGATGATGAGAATATGGGTGATG ACGCTTATCTTGGACAACTCCAAGTTGAATATTGGGTATTTGGATTGACCTTTAGACAGGTTAAGGAACTTGTCAATGGGTATGAAAATATCGGTGCTACATTGattgattttaagaactttcaaagAGATATCAAGTGCTACATTGGGTTACGAGATGCTGACCTTTTCATCGATCGACTCGAGAAACTCAAAGCGACCCAACCCCAGTTTTACTTCGCCTATGATGTTGATCCGCAAAACCGTCTAACAAAGTTCTTTTGGGCTGATGCTACATGTATTAGAAACTACTCATTCTTTGGGGATGCTGTGAGCTTCGACCCTACTTACGAAACCaataagtatgatatggtttttacaccattcaCAGGTGTTAATCACCACCGAAAGTCGGTGTTGTTTGCCGGTTGTCTCCTGTTACACGAGGATGACATCTCCTTCCAATGGACCTTTCAGCATTTCTTGACTGCCATGGGACAAAAAGAGCTGCAGTTCATGATCACGGATCAATGTCCTGGCATAAAGAAG ATCACAGACAAAGTTGGTTCAGCACTCTGCAGAGACACGGACTTCCTTGCTCGCTTCAACGCTATTGTTTGGGACCCTGATATGGAGCCGTCGGAGTTCGAAGAGAAGTGGCAGAAG ACCAGCAGCGCTATACATGaaggtgcgatgattataacaaaTGACCACTTATTCCCCGAGCTTAAGACAGAATTACCTATAGAAAAGCATGGCGCTATTATATACACACATGCTGTGTTCAAGGTGTTTCAAGAAGAAGTAATGGCTGCCGATTCATGTGGTGTTGATGACTTTGAGAAGGAGGAGCATGTGCGTATAATTCATGTAATCGATGCTGAGACAGACAGAATTTTCAAGGTGAGGTTGGACCTTAGAAGCACAGATGCAGTATGCGAGTGTAAACTGTTCGAAAGAATTGGATTACTCTGCAGGCATATTCTGTGGGTGTACAAGGGCAAAGGAATTGGGCGAATACCAAGCAAGTACATTGTAGATCGTTGGCTAAATAACACACACGCAGCGAACATGTTTGATTCGAAAACATTATAA